ACCTGCTGGTGCTGGACCTGCGCCCCCAGGGCCTGAACGGCACCAAGGCCACCAAGCGGCTGGACGCCAACCACATCACCATCTCCAAGTCCACCCTGCCCTACGACACCGAAAAAATCCTGCACGGCGGCGGCATTCGCATTGGCACGCCGGCTGTCACCACGCGCGGCATGGTCGAGAGCGACATGCCCACCATCGCCGGCCTGATTGACCGTGCCCTGAAAGGCGAGGACGTGAAGGCCGAGGTCCACGCCTTCGCCGCGCGCTTTCCGCTGCCCTGAGGCTGGGCTCCTCTCAGATGAAGGGCGGGCCATGCCCACCCCAATGAATGGGCAGGCGCCCCACAACGGTGCCGCCCCGAACCACCCCAGAGGGGGGCCACGCGGCCCCTTTTCTCTTTTGTGAGGTTTTCCTCATTGGGTGTGTCATAGTAGAGCCATCTCATGACCATGGTGGACGCTTCCGGGAACTTCGCTGAGCTGACCTTGCGGCTCACGCGGTTGGGGCTCACGGCCCCCGACCTGGGCAGCGCCATGCAGCCGGTGCTGGACGCGCTGCTGCTTCACACGGGCGCGCATGGAGCCGGCTATTACCAGTGGTGGGCCCCGGACAACCTGTACCGGGTGCGCGCCGAAAGTGGAGTGCAGCCGCTGGGCCGCTGGCGCCAGGGCCTGTCGCCGCAGCTGCCGCTGGTGCGCGCGCTGGCCCAGGCGCAGGAGCCCCTGTTTATTGCCGATATCCGCACGCACCCGGCCGCGCGCACCTTTGCGGTGCCGGGCCTGCGCTCGCTGAGCGCGGCGCCCGTGCACGACCCCGGGGGCCGCTTGATCGGCACGCTGCTGCTGCTGGGGCTCTCGCCCCAGGCGTGGTCGGCAGCCGAGCAGGCGCTGGTGCGGGGCGTGACGGGCCTGATGGCCCTGCTGGCTGCCCGCCTGGACGCCGAGGAACGCGAGCGGCACGCCCACGAAAGTGCCCTGCGCGCCCTGGGCCTGTGCCTGGAAGCCCGCAGCGCCGAAACCCACGGCCACACCGACCGGGTGACCCGGCTGGCCACGCAGCTGGGCCAGGCCCTGGACCTCAATGAAGAGGACCTGTGCGCCCTGCGCTGGGGGGCGTACCTGCACGACATTGGCAAACTGAGCCTGCCCGACGAGATCCTGCACTGCCCCGGCCCCCTGACCGACGACATGCGCGAGCGGATGCGCCGCCATGTGGACGAAGGGGTCAATCTGGCCCGGCAACTGCCCTTCCTGCCGGGCGAGGCCCTGAATGTGGTGGCGGCCCACCACGAACGCTGGGACGGCACCGGCTATCCCCGGGGGGTGTGCGGCGAAGCCATTCCGCTGACCGCGCGCATTTTTGCGGTGTGCGACGTGTTCGACGCCCTGACCAGCAGCCGCACCTACAAGGCTGCCTGGAGCGCCGACGAGGCCCTGAGCTTTATCCAGGCGGCCAGCGGCACCCACTTTGACCCCCGGGTGGTGCGCGCCCTGACCGGCGTGCTGGGCCGGGCCCAGGCCTAAGGCCACGGCAGACCGCCGCCTGCATCACAGACGGGTCACCCGGCGCGCCTATACTCGCCCTCATGAGACGCGCCGCCTTCTTGCTGCTGGGC
This genomic window from Deinococcus aquaedulcis contains:
- a CDS encoding HD-GYP domain-containing protein produces the protein MTMVDASGNFAELTLRLTRLGLTAPDLGSAMQPVLDALLLHTGAHGAGYYQWWAPDNLYRVRAESGVQPLGRWRQGLSPQLPLVRALAQAQEPLFIADIRTHPAARTFAVPGLRSLSAAPVHDPGGRLIGTLLLLGLSPQAWSAAEQALVRGVTGLMALLAARLDAEERERHAHESALRALGLCLEARSAETHGHTDRVTRLATQLGQALDLNEEDLCALRWGAYLHDIGKLSLPDEILHCPGPLTDDMRERMRRHVDEGVNLARQLPFLPGEALNVVAAHHERWDGTGYPRGVCGEAIPLTARIFAVCDVFDALTSSRTYKAAWSADEALSFIQAASGTHFDPRVVRALTGVLGRAQA